A genomic window from Gemmatimonadaceae bacterium includes:
- a CDS encoding UDP-N-acetylglucosamine--N-acetylmuramyl-(pentapeptide) pyrophosphoryl-undecaprenol N-acetylglucosamine transferase → MSATHVWFSGGGTGGHLYPGLAIARALQRLRPEVQPFFVGALRGIERDVLPTTEFPHLLLDLHPLYRPQVWKNWQTLRGALASWSKLDAAARTRPPKLVVGTGGYAAGLALLWAWRRGIPAVQHIGDAVPGITARWGARVTQENFLGFPEAARYLSAARGTMRASGNPIEPPPDIRPAAAEARARWGFPAHAKVLLVFGGSQGARALNQAVASWVEQGIPSGLCVLWATGKAQFDSYSQFDRADVRVLPYLSPIAEAYAAADAALVRGGMMGTSELCAWGIPSVIVPLPSAANDHQTANARVLESAGAARCLPQTELSAERLAREFGELFGDPARLAAMADAAKARGRPQAAAEIARDIAAYL, encoded by the coding sequence ATGAGCGCCACGCACGTCTGGTTCAGCGGCGGCGGCACGGGGGGACATCTCTACCCCGGGCTGGCGATCGCGCGCGCGCTGCAGCGCCTGCGGCCGGAGGTGCAGCCGTTCTTCGTGGGCGCGCTGCGCGGCATCGAGCGCGACGTGCTGCCGACGACTGAGTTCCCGCACCTGTTGCTCGACCTGCACCCGCTGTACCGCCCGCAGGTCTGGAAGAACTGGCAGACCCTGCGTGGCGCGTTGGCCTCGTGGAGTAAGCTCGACGCCGCGGCGCGCACACGGCCGCCCAAGCTCGTCGTCGGGACCGGCGGCTACGCGGCCGGGCTGGCGCTGCTCTGGGCCTGGCGGCGCGGCATTCCCGCCGTGCAACATATCGGTGATGCCGTGCCCGGCATCACGGCGCGCTGGGGCGCGCGCGTGACGCAAGAGAACTTCCTCGGCTTCCCCGAGGCGGCGCGCTACCTCTCCGCAGCGCGCGGTACGATGCGCGCCAGCGGCAACCCCATCGAGCCGCCGCCGGATATCCGCCCGGCTGCGGCCGAGGCTCGCGCGCGCTGGGGATTCCCGGCACACGCCAAGGTGCTCCTCGTCTTCGGCGGCTCGCAGGGCGCCCGCGCATTGAACCAAGCGGTGGCGTCCTGGGTGGAGCAGGGCATTCCGTCCGGACTCTGTGTGCTTTGGGCCACGGGCAAGGCGCAGTTCGATTCGTACAGCCAGTTCGATCGCGCCGACGTGCGCGTGTTGCCGTACCTCTCGCCGATCGCCGAGGCCTACGCCGCAGCCGACGCGGCGCTGGTGCGCGGCGGGATGATGGGCACCAGCGAACTCTGCGCCTGGGGCATCCCCAGCGTCATCGTGCCGCTGCCCAGCGCCGCCAACGACCACCAGACGGCCAACGCGCGCGTGCTCGAGTCGGCCGGTGCCGCGCGCTGCCTGCCGCAGACGGAGCTCTCGGCGGAGCGGCTGGCGCGCGAGTTCGGGGAGCTGTTCGGCGATCCAGCCAGGCTGGCCGCGATGGCCGACGCGGCCAAGGCGCGCGGGCGCCCGCAGGCGGCGGCCGAGATCGCGCGCGACATCGCCGCATATCTTTGA
- a CDS encoding nucleotidyltransferase domain-containing protein, translated as MLSWALALALGALLAGLTYGLRRPRLPLAALRALAAILLLALLFDAPLAARRPLAPWVALDVSASWAPALDASPWQQARAIADSLRRSGADSLLLFGSALRGGATPDSPTDSTSRIGPLVEQMRAFGRPVLIVTDAQLDDPERLADLPIGSALIRPPAHNAADLAVAALAAPASVLVGDTLELRVTLRAGAVASAAARRLSVTLGGRVLHEVAINPLEPYGERELLLRGALPPGEGSLALTAALSAGDGQPANDTLSRPLAVVGTASVALISTAPDQDARFAFAVLRQTQRGALRAYWRVAPGQWREGEALRPVPEEAVRRAFATASLVLLHGDTSYFGQPISRTRGPLVLLPQVDGSDEYYATGAGDSPLRAALADLPWDALPPLRVGTSARGGIPTLLARRARRGEERAIVTLYDARPRRAVVTAAGTWRWKSRGGSSAEGFDALWGSIFDWVAAPTSAPESAASASALQRELLPRAPNAAAGPVGSSPARDTAPRARGAWWLAALALLALSAEWMLRRRMGWR; from the coding sequence ATGCTCTCCTGGGCCCTTGCCCTCGCGCTCGGCGCGCTGCTGGCTGGCCTCACCTACGGCCTGCGGCGGCCGCGCTTGCCCTTGGCCGCACTGCGCGCGCTGGCCGCCATCCTGCTGCTGGCGCTGCTCTTCGACGCGCCCTTGGCGGCCCGGAGGCCGCTGGCGCCTTGGGTGGCGCTGGATGTGTCGGCCAGTTGGGCGCCCGCGCTCGACGCCAGCCCCTGGCAGCAGGCCCGCGCGATCGCCGACTCCCTGCGCCGCAGCGGCGCCGATTCGCTCCTGCTCTTCGGCAGCGCGCTGCGCGGTGGCGCGACTCCAGACTCCCCAACGGACTCAACTTCACGCATCGGGCCGCTGGTGGAGCAGATGCGCGCCTTCGGGCGGCCGGTGCTGATCGTCACCGACGCTCAGCTCGATGACCCCGAGCGCCTCGCCGATCTCCCGATCGGTTCGGCGCTGATCCGTCCGCCAGCGCATAACGCCGCCGACCTCGCCGTCGCCGCGCTTGCCGCGCCGGCCTCGGTGCTCGTGGGCGACACGCTGGAGCTGCGCGTGACGCTGCGCGCTGGGGCCGTGGCCAGCGCGGCTGCGCGCCGGCTCTCGGTCACGCTGGGCGGACGCGTGCTGCACGAGGTCGCCATCAACCCGCTGGAGCCCTACGGCGAGCGCGAACTCCTCTTGCGCGGCGCCCTCCCGCCGGGCGAGGGCAGTCTCGCCCTCACGGCAGCGCTCTCCGCCGGTGACGGTCAGCCGGCCAACGACACGCTCAGCCGCCCGCTCGCGGTGGTCGGCACTGCCTCGGTGGCGCTCATCAGCACCGCGCCGGATCAGGACGCACGCTTTGCCTTCGCCGTGCTGCGGCAGACCCAGCGCGGCGCGCTGCGCGCCTATTGGCGAGTCGCGCCCGGCCAGTGGCGCGAAGGCGAGGCCCTGCGCCCCGTGCCAGAGGAGGCCGTGCGGCGCGCCTTCGCGACGGCCTCGTTGGTCCTGCTGCACGGCGACACGTCGTACTTTGGCCAGCCCATATCGCGCACGCGCGGCCCGCTCGTGCTATTGCCGCAGGTGGACGGCAGCGACGAGTACTACGCCACCGGCGCCGGCGACTCGCCGCTGCGGGCGGCCCTCGCCGACCTGCCCTGGGACGCGCTGCCGCCCCTGCGCGTCGGCACCTCCGCCCGCGGCGGGATCCCGACGCTGCTGGCCCGCCGCGCGCGCCGCGGTGAAGAGCGCGCCATCGTCACGCTCTACGATGCGCGTCCGCGGCGCGCCGTCGTCACCGCCGCAGGCACCTGGCGCTGGAAGTCGCGCGGTGGCAGCTCCGCCGAGGGATTCGACGCCCTCTGGGGCAGTATATTCGACTGGGTCGCGGCGCCGACGTCCGCGCCGGAATCGGCGGCATCGGCATCGGCACTGCAACGCGAACTCCTGCCGCGCGCGCCGAACGCCGCCGCCGGCCCGGTGGGCAGCAGTCCGGCCCGCGACACAGCCCCGCGAGCCCGCGGGGCCTGGTGGTTGGCCGCGCTGGCCCTGCTCGCGCTCAGCGCGGAATGGATGCTGCGCCGCAGGATGGGATGGCGCTGA
- the ftsY gene encoding signal recognition particle-docking protein FtsY produces the protein MAPNLLGKRSLWQRIKEVALTDVGVLARGGVDGLTLERLEQTLLEADLGVPITMRLVEEVRRRAAQGKIRTSDDFRAAIAELITEALRAGNADATLALAAKPTVILVLGVNGAGKTTSIGKLAAKLRGEGKSVLLGAGDTFRAGAIDQLKVWAERTGAEFVGAQPGADPAAVAFQSIDAGIARGVDVIIIDTAGRLHTSAALMDELKKVQRVVAKRLEGAPHEALLVLDGTVGQNAVQQAKQFAAAVPITGLIVTKLDGTARGGVVVAVHEAVNVPVKFLGLGEQVADLLPFDAAAFAGELLAG, from the coding sequence ATGGCCCCGAACCTACTCGGCAAGCGCTCGCTCTGGCAGCGCATCAAGGAAGTCGCCCTCACCGACGTCGGCGTGCTCGCCCGCGGCGGCGTGGACGGCCTCACGCTGGAGCGCCTCGAGCAGACGCTGCTCGAAGCCGACCTCGGTGTGCCCATCACGATGCGTCTCGTCGAGGAAGTCCGCCGCCGCGCCGCCCAGGGCAAGATCCGTACGAGCGACGACTTCCGCGCCGCCATCGCCGAGCTCATCACCGAGGCCCTGCGCGCCGGCAACGCCGACGCCACGCTCGCCCTCGCCGCCAAGCCCACGGTCATCCTCGTGCTCGGCGTGAACGGCGCCGGCAAGACGACCAGCATCGGCAAGTTGGCCGCCAAGCTGCGGGGGGAAGGGAAGTCGGTGCTGCTCGGTGCCGGCGACACCTTCCGCGCCGGCGCCATCGACCAGCTCAAGGTGTGGGCCGAGCGCACGGGCGCCGAGTTCGTGGGGGCGCAGCCGGGCGCCGATCCCGCCGCGGTCGCATTCCAGAGCATCGACGCCGGCATCGCGCGTGGCGTGGACGTCATCATCATCGACACCGCCGGCCGCCTGCACACCAGCGCCGCCCTGATGGACGAGCTCAAGAAGGTGCAGCGCGTGGTCGCTAAGCGGCTCGAGGGCGCGCCGCACGAGGCCCTGCTCGTGCTCGACGGCACCGTGGGCCAGAACGCCGTGCAGCAAGCCAAGCAGTTCGCGGCGGCCGTGCCCATCACCGGACTCATCGTCACCAAGCTCGACGGCACCGCGCGCGGGGGTGTTGTCGTCGCCGTGCACGAGGCCGTGAACGTGCCCGTGAAGTTCCTCGGGTTGGGTGAGCAGGTTGCGGACCTCCTGCCCTTCGATGCCGCGGCCTTCGCCGGGGAGCTGCTCGCGGGATGA
- the ftsA gene encoding cell division protein FtsA has protein sequence MNLDRLVAGLDIGSAKTTAVIAEVVGDLPKHPSVNILGVGQARTTGLRKGVVADIEETQRSITKAMQDAERMAGARVETVYAGIAGEHVQAMTSTGIASVTGHEITRADVDRANAVARAQAIPQDRELIHAIPQEYTVDKNQGVRDPVGMIGTRLETEMYLVTIGSSPAMNLRKAVERAGYRVGELVLEPLASALSVLTEEEKELGVALVEIGAGTTDVAVFHEGKIRHLGTIGFGGLNVTSDIVHGLGVTALDAERLKEQYGAAYEPLVKVTGEIIKLPSTGAQGDREIPRELLAHIIHQRTQEIFEMVLRDLEEHHLVSRLAAGIVVTGGAAAQPGTDLLASDVFGMGARIGVPGDLLGGLADSIQSPRFSTVTGLVQYGAHRVALGGSAGKGRRLSLSGSGPSMDSMAQRFKTWLQDWF, from the coding sequence ATGAACCTCGACCGTCTCGTCGCCGGCCTCGATATCGGATCCGCCAAGACCACTGCGGTCATCGCAGAGGTCGTGGGGGACCTGCCCAAGCATCCTTCGGTCAACATCCTCGGCGTCGGCCAGGCCCGCACCACCGGCCTGCGCAAGGGCGTCGTCGCCGACATCGAGGAGACGCAGCGCTCCATCACCAAGGCGATGCAGGACGCCGAGCGGATGGCCGGCGCCCGCGTCGAGACCGTCTATGCCGGCATCGCCGGCGAGCACGTGCAGGCGATGACCTCCACCGGCATCGCGTCGGTGACCGGCCACGAGATCACCCGCGCCGACGTGGACCGCGCCAACGCCGTCGCCCGCGCGCAGGCCATCCCGCAGGACCGCGAGCTCATCCACGCGATCCCGCAGGAATACACGGTCGACAAGAACCAGGGCGTCCGCGACCCGGTCGGGATGATCGGCACGCGTCTCGAGACCGAGATGTACCTCGTCACCATCGGCTCCTCGCCGGCGATGAACCTGCGCAAGGCCGTCGAGCGCGCGGGCTACCGTGTGGGCGAGCTGGTGCTCGAGCCGCTGGCCAGCGCACTCAGCGTGCTCACCGAGGAGGAGAAGGAGCTGGGCGTCGCGCTCGTCGAGATCGGCGCCGGCACCACCGACGTCGCCGTCTTCCACGAGGGCAAGATCCGCCACCTCGGCACCATCGGTTTCGGCGGCCTCAACGTCACGAGCGACATCGTCCACGGCCTCGGGGTCACGGCGCTCGACGCCGAACGCCTCAAGGAGCAGTACGGCGCCGCCTACGAGCCGCTGGTGAAGGTGACCGGTGAGATCATCAAGCTGCCGAGCACCGGCGCGCAGGGCGACCGCGAGATCCCGCGCGAGCTCTTGGCGCACATCATCCACCAGCGCACGCAGGAGATCTTCGAGATGGTCCTGCGCGACCTGGAGGAGCACCATCTCGTGTCGCGCCTCGCGGCGGGCATCGTCGTGACGGGCGGCGCGGCCGCGCAGCCGGGCACCGACCTGCTCGCCAGCGACGTCTTCGGGATGGGCGCGCGCATCGGCGTCCCCGGCGACCTCCTCGGTGGCCTGGCCGACAGCATCCAGAGCCCGCGCTTCAGCACCGTCACCGGCCTCGTCCAGTACGGGGCGCATCGTGTGGCCCTCGGGGGGAGTGCGGGGAAGGGCCGCCGGCTCAGTCTCAGTGGGTCCGGGCCGAGTATGGATTCGATGGCGCAGCGGTTCAAGACCTGGTTACAGGATTGGTTCTAG
- the murC gene encoding UDP-N-acetylmuramate--L-alanine ligase: MPLLDAADPRPVHFMGIAGAGMSALAELCHRRGAQVTGCDQQSAGAADVAALGIPVHAGHDPAHLAGHRALVVTSAVPKDHPELLAAQATGIPVIRRAEALAEATAGGTLIGVAGTHGKSTTTVMTTAALAAAGKQPTGVVGARVRSWGGNLSEGGHELFVVEADEYDRSFLALWPTVAVVTNVEADHLDIYADLADIHATFSEYVRRARYVVLCADDPGANALPSPATAEVIRYGIASPDARLVAHDLRAVHGGSAFKVRYDGKALGEVRLNVPGQHNVLNALAALACGIGPWALTVEQMAPGLEAFAGVERRFERLGTQRGVDVVDDYAHHPTELRATLTAAREAFPNRRLVVAFQPHLFSRTRDFAADFGDALAVADLVYLADIYPAREKPIEGVSSQLVADAMARRGLPPRWMGPRGDLAAAISAELREGDVVLTVGAGDITRTGPELLAVLAG, encoded by the coding sequence ATGCCATTGCTCGATGCCGCAGATCCGCGGCCGGTCCACTTTATGGGAATCGCCGGGGCGGGGATGAGCGCGCTGGCCGAGCTCTGCCACCGTCGCGGCGCGCAGGTCACGGGCTGTGACCAGCAAAGCGCCGGCGCGGCAGACGTCGCCGCGCTCGGCATTCCCGTGCACGCTGGTCACGATCCCGCGCACCTCGCCGGCCACCGCGCACTCGTCGTCACGAGTGCGGTTCCCAAAGACCATCCCGAGCTTCTCGCCGCACAGGCCACCGGCATCCCGGTGATCCGCCGCGCCGAGGCGCTGGCCGAGGCCACGGCGGGCGGCACGTTGATTGGCGTGGCCGGCACGCACGGCAAGAGCACCACCACGGTGATGACCACCGCCGCGCTGGCCGCCGCCGGCAAGCAGCCTACCGGTGTTGTAGGCGCGCGCGTACGCAGTTGGGGAGGCAACCTCAGCGAGGGCGGGCACGAGCTCTTCGTGGTGGAGGCGGACGAGTACGACCGCTCCTTCCTCGCGCTGTGGCCCACGGTGGCCGTCGTCACCAACGTCGAGGCCGATCACCTCGACATCTACGCTGACCTCGCGGACATCCACGCCACGTTCAGCGAGTACGTGCGCCGCGCCCGCTACGTGGTGCTCTGCGCCGACGATCCCGGCGCCAACGCCCTGCCGAGCCCGGCCACCGCCGAGGTGATTCGCTACGGCATCGCCAGCCCCGATGCGCGCCTCGTGGCGCACGACCTGCGCGCCGTCCACGGCGGCAGCGCCTTCAAGGTGCGCTACGACGGCAAGGCGCTGGGCGAGGTGCGCCTCAACGTGCCCGGTCAGCACAACGTGCTCAACGCGCTCGCGGCGCTCGCCTGCGGTATCGGGCCCTGGGCGCTGACGGTTGAGCAGATGGCGCCGGGTCTCGAGGCCTTCGCCGGCGTTGAGCGCCGCTTCGAGCGCCTCGGCACGCAGCGGGGCGTGGACGTCGTGGACGACTACGCGCATCACCCCACTGAACTGCGCGCCACGCTCACCGCCGCGCGCGAGGCCTTTCCGAACCGCCGCCTGGTCGTGGCCTTCCAACCGCACCTGTTCTCGCGCACGCGCGACTTCGCTGCGGATTTCGGCGATGCGTTGGCGGTGGCGGACTTGGTGTACCTCGCCGACATCTATCCGGCGCGCGAGAAGCCCATCGAGGGCGTGAGCAGCCAGCTCGTGGCCGACGCAATGGCGCGCCGCGGTCTGCCACCGCGTTGGATGGGGCCGCGCGGCGATCTGGCGGCCGCGATCTCGGCGGAGCTTCGCGAGGGCGACGTCGTGCTCACGGTCGGGGCGGGGGACATCACCAGGACTGGGCCGGAATTGCTGGCCGTGCTGGCCGGCTGA
- a CDS encoding FtsQ-type POTRA domain-containing protein codes for MDGARTAPPNPADLPRWRRALRAATRITILLALVSSPFWGRTVLRSMDFFRVRRVELQGVRYATPDEIVSRLGVDTLASVWDDVSPLEARVAEHPQVRSVRIRRKLPGTLVVVVTENPPVALVATPRGLVVTDADGDSLPVDPTTMDVDLPVLARKDLVLLRLLAETQVEEPALFARVSEAGRTERGELLLQLPEFRILADSTVHAARLAEVLPVELDAARRNWRPRELDLRFRDQVIVRLQRQ; via the coding sequence ATGGACGGCGCCCGCACGGCCCCGCCGAACCCCGCGGATCTCCCGCGCTGGCGCCGGGCGCTGCGGGCAGCCACGCGCATCACAATTCTGCTGGCGCTCGTGTCTTCCCCATTCTGGGGACGCACCGTGCTGCGCTCGATGGATTTCTTCCGCGTACGACGTGTGGAGCTGCAGGGCGTCCGTTACGCCACCCCCGACGAAATCGTTTCGCGGTTAGGAGTGGATACGCTCGCGTCCGTCTGGGACGACGTCTCCCCTCTCGAAGCGCGGGTGGCGGAGCATCCGCAGGTGCGCAGCGTGCGCATCCGGCGGAAGCTCCCCGGCACCCTCGTCGTCGTCGTGACCGAGAATCCGCCCGTGGCGCTGGTCGCCACGCCCCGCGGCCTCGTCGTCACCGATGCCGATGGTGATTCGTTGCCGGTGGACCCCACGACGATGGATGTGGACCTGCCGGTGCTCGCGCGGAAGGATCTCGTACTGCTCCGCCTCCTGGCGGAGACGCAGGTCGAGGAGCCGGCGCTCTTCGCTCGGGTGAGCGAGGCGGGCCGCACGGAGCGGGGGGAACTGCTGCTGCAGTTGCCCGAGTTCCGGATCCTCGCCGACTCCACGGTACACGCCGCGCGGTTGGCCGAGGTGCTCCCGGTGGAGCTCGATGCGGCGCGCCGCAACTGGCGCCCGCGCGAACTCGACCTGCGTTTCCGTGACCAGGTCATCGTCCGCCTCCAGCGCCAATGA
- a CDS encoding cell division protein FtsW — MTAVGDIFSPAGTRATPERSSRAVSQERLRWRMTIEARVLLVITAVLLVFGLTTLYSASAIVAVQEGRPSWFFLYRQLTGVAAGIVALAVLAKWDAERWRDYAWPLMALAFATMLMTVLPGPFERLAPPINGSRRFLLGGSIQPSEFAKLAVVIWTAMLIVKKGGAEGLRRLTKGLMPFGIILVGLSILCALQPDFSVVLFYALVMGAMLFAAGARIGHFVFLGALALPIVWSEINRLEYIMRRLLGFTGAAGAEAEINYQLNQSLIAVGSGGLWGLGFGQGRQQYGFLPLPYNDFIGSNIGEEWGFVGMFGVILLFALWAWLGFRIAKQARTPFTQLVALGITITTVVTAYLHIGVVIGLLPTTGLTLPFISYGRSNILLTLVTTGILLNIGSVAERVVGDRATDPLAARR, encoded by the coding sequence GTGACCGCCGTCGGCGACATCTTCTCGCCCGCCGGGACCCGCGCCACGCCGGAGCGCAGCTCGCGCGCGGTGTCGCAGGAGCGCCTGCGCTGGCGGATGACGATCGAGGCACGCGTGCTGCTCGTCATCACCGCCGTGCTCTTGGTGTTCGGTCTCACCACGCTCTACTCCGCCAGCGCCATCGTGGCGGTGCAGGAAGGGCGGCCGAGCTGGTTCTTCCTCTACCGCCAGCTCACCGGCGTCGCGGCTGGCATCGTCGCGCTGGCCGTGCTGGCCAAGTGGGACGCCGAGCGTTGGCGCGACTACGCCTGGCCGCTGATGGCGCTGGCCTTCGCGACGATGCTGATGACGGTGCTGCCGGGACCCTTCGAGCGTCTCGCGCCGCCCATCAACGGCTCGCGCCGATTCCTGCTCGGCGGCTCCATCCAGCCGTCGGAGTTCGCCAAGCTTGCCGTAGTGATCTGGACGGCGATGCTCATCGTGAAGAAGGGCGGGGCCGAGGGCCTGCGCCGCCTCACCAAGGGCCTGATGCCCTTCGGCATCATCCTCGTGGGGCTCAGCATCCTCTGCGCGCTGCAGCCCGACTTCTCGGTGGTGCTGTTCTACGCGCTGGTGATGGGGGCGATGCTCTTCGCCGCCGGCGCGCGCATCGGCCACTTCGTGTTCCTCGGTGCGCTGGCGCTGCCGATCGTCTGGAGCGAGATCAACCGCCTCGAATACATTATGCGCCGCCTGCTCGGCTTCACCGGCGCCGCCGGCGCCGAGGCCGAGATCAACTACCAGCTCAACCAGTCGCTCATCGCCGTGGGCTCGGGCGGGCTCTGGGGACTGGGCTTCGGGCAGGGGCGCCAGCAGTATGGCTTCCTGCCGCTGCCGTACAACGACTTCATCGGCAGCAACATCGGCGAGGAGTGGGGATTCGTCGGGATGTTCGGCGTGATTCTCCTGTTTGCGCTCTGGGCCTGGCTGGGCTTCCGCATCGCCAAGCAGGCGCGCACGCCGTTCACGCAACTCGTGGCGCTGGGCATCACCATCACCACGGTGGTGACCGCCTACCTGCACATCGGCGTCGTGATCGGCCTGCTGCCGACGACGGGGCTCACGCTGCCGTTCATCTCCTACGGCCGCTCCAACATCCTGCTCACGCTGGTCACGACGGGCATCCTGCTGAACATCGGCAGCGTGGCCGAGCGGGTGGTCGGGGATCGCGCCACGGATCCCCTGGCCGCGCGGCGCTAG
- a CDS encoding M23 family metallopeptidase has product MSPRTTRLLFGAAVAALAIAALRLPTPEFASPRALLAQLQEPDLQPWTEHDTLGRGETLSGLLSRRGLSTAEAAKVVRAATPLNPRRIPAGMPIELRGDTTDARPREISFRLGVDRIVRLARDGDDWAATEEILPWKVDTVLVRGTVREHLYGAIYEGSDGVITGRARDELAWVIADIYEYKIDMSRELQQGDQVRALFERHIAPDGTMKIGIVLAAGLQRAGTEIQAFRVVKDDGAVRYYDERGRSLAAAFLRAPLQFRRISSNFGNRRHPILGTMRQHQGMDYAANAGTPVRAIGDGTVIFAGVRGGYGNLLELRHPNGMVTRYAHLRGFASGIRRGSRVSIGETVAYVGSTGLSTAPHLHFEVLVGGVHRDPRRALANAEAGPALTGRDLARFEAARDAVVFALEQPAGIVRALGN; this is encoded by the coding sequence TTGAGCCCGCGCACGACGCGGCTCCTGTTCGGCGCGGCGGTCGCGGCACTCGCGATCGCCGCGCTTCGCCTGCCCACGCCCGAGTTCGCCTCGCCGCGCGCGCTGCTGGCGCAGTTGCAGGAGCCGGACCTCCAGCCCTGGACCGAGCACGACACGCTCGGCCGCGGGGAGACGCTCTCCGGCCTGCTCTCGCGCCGCGGACTCTCGACCGCCGAGGCGGCCAAGGTCGTCCGCGCCGCCACGCCGCTGAACCCGCGCCGCATCCCCGCCGGGATGCCCATCGAGCTGCGCGGCGACACGACCGATGCACGCCCGCGCGAGATCAGCTTCCGCCTCGGCGTGGACCGCATCGTGCGCCTCGCCCGCGACGGCGACGACTGGGCTGCCACCGAGGAGATCCTGCCTTGGAAGGTGGACACCGTGCTCGTGCGTGGCACGGTGCGCGAGCACCTCTACGGCGCCATCTACGAGGGCAGCGACGGCGTCATCACCGGCCGCGCCCGCGACGAGCTCGCCTGGGTGATCGCCGACATCTACGAGTACAAGATCGATATGTCGCGCGAGCTGCAGCAGGGCGACCAGGTCCGCGCGCTCTTCGAACGCCACATCGCGCCCGACGGCACGATGAAGATCGGCATCGTGCTGGCGGCGGGCCTGCAGCGCGCGGGCACCGAGATCCAGGCCTTCCGCGTGGTCAAGGACGACGGCGCCGTGCGCTACTACGACGAACGCGGGCGCTCGCTCGCGGCTGCCTTCCTGCGTGCCCCGCTGCAGTTCCGCCGCATCTCCAGCAACTTCGGCAACCGCCGCCACCCCATCCTCGGCACGATGCGCCAGCACCAGGGGATGGACTACGCGGCCAACGCCGGCACGCCGGTGCGCGCCATCGGCGACGGCACGGTGATCTTCGCCGGCGTGCGCGGCGGCTACGGCAACCTCCTGGAACTGCGGCACCCCAACGGGATGGTCACCCGCTACGCGCACCTGCGGGGTTTCGCGTCGGGCATCCGCCGTGGCAGCCGCGTCAGCATTGGCGAGACCGTCGCCTATGTGGGCTCCACGGGCCTCTCCACCGCGCCGCACCTGCACTTCGAGGTGCTCGTCGGCGGTGTACACCGCGACCCGCGCCGCGCCCTGGCCAACGCCGAAGCCGGCCCGGCGCTCACCGGCCGCGACCTCGCCCGCTTTGAGGCCGCCCGCGACGCGGTGGTGTTCGCGCTTGAGCAGCCGGCGGGCATCGTCCGCGCGTTGGGCAACTGA
- the ftsZ gene encoding cell division protein FtsZ, whose translation MSLFEFEEPNAQHAKMKVVGVGGGGGNAVNRMIEEQLEGVEFISVNTDAQALLNSKSDVKIQIGKKLTRGLGAGARPEIGRQAIEENRDEVSRSIAGADLVFVTCGMGGGTGTGAAPIVCELAREQGSLTVGIVTKPFLFEGRKRMRQADEGIAEMAKHVDTMIVVPNERLLAVVGKGIPFQDALKKADEVLLQATGGISGIITKAGLVNVDFADVRTIMKDGGSAIMGTGIGRGDNRAVDAAKMAIESPLLDSVSIAGARGVLINITAGLDTSLDEYTAISDLVRSAVGDDAEIIFGAMPEPAMQGEVRVTVIATGFARRAASQPVIGSRASSGSTPVIPLDAARNARPASAGLTNNAGGAVPAAKPRPSAARPMEDLSDLEIPTFIRRQMD comes from the coding sequence ATGTCCCTATTCGAATTCGAAGAGCCCAACGCCCAGCACGCCAAGATGAAGGTCGTTGGCGTCGGCGGCGGCGGTGGCAATGCGGTCAATCGAATGATCGAGGAGCAGCTCGAGGGCGTGGAGTTCATCTCGGTGAACACCGACGCCCAGGCGCTGCTGAATTCGAAGTCGGACGTGAAGATCCAGATCGGCAAGAAGCTCACGCGTGGCCTCGGCGCCGGCGCCCGCCCGGAAATCGGGCGTCAGGCGATCGAGGAGAACCGCGACGAAGTCTCGCGCTCGATTGCCGGCGCGGACCTCGTGTTCGTCACCTGCGGTATGGGCGGCGGCACCGGCACCGGCGCCGCGCCGATCGTCTGCGAGCTGGCCCGCGAACAGGGCTCGCTCACCGTCGGCATCGTCACCAAGCCCTTCCTCTTCGAAGGCCGCAAGCGGATGCGCCAGGCCGACGAGGGCATCGCCGAGATGGCCAAGCACGTGGACACGATGATCGTCGTGCCCAACGAGCGCCTGTTGGCGGTGGTGGGCAAGGGGATTCCCTTCCAGGACGCGCTCAAGAAGGCGGACGAAGTGCTGCTGCAGGCCACGGGCGGCATCTCCGGCATCATCACGAAGGCCGGCCTCGTCAACGTGGACTTCGCCGACGTGCGCACGATTATGAAGGACGGCGGCTCGGCCATTATGGGCACCGGCATCGGCCGCGGCGACAACCGCGCGGTGGATGCGGCCAAGATGGCCATCGAGAGCCCGCTGCTCGACAGCGTCTCGATCGCCGGCGCCCGTGGCGTGCTCATCAACATCACGGCCGGCCTCGACACTTCGCTCGACGAATACACGGCGATCAGCGACCTGGTGCGCAGCGCCGTCGGTGACGACGCCGAGATCATCTTCGGCGCGATGCCGGAGCCGGCGATGCAGGGCGAGGTGCGCGTGACGGTCATCGCGACGGGCTTCGCCCGGCGCGCCGCGTCGCAGCCGGTCATCGGCAGCCGCGCCTCCTCGGGCAGCACGCCGGTGATTCCGCTGGATGCCGCGCGCAACGCGCGGCCGGCCAGCGCGGGCCTCACCAACAACGCCGGCGGCGCAGTGCCGGCCGCCAAGCCACGCCCCTCGGCGGCGCGTCCGATGGAGGATCTCAGCGACCTCGAGATCCCGACGTTCATCCGGAGACAGATGGATTGA